The following proteins come from a genomic window of Macaca thibetana thibetana isolate TM-01 chromosome 15, ASM2454274v1, whole genome shotgun sequence:
- the LOC126938123 gene encoding E3 ubiquitin-protein ligase Topors-like, whose amino-acid sequence MSLDLSSDCECPNCSERPQNESDWNPCSHESGNGSLHSRSRKKSMLSSSMQYFPSQCCPTKPESDNKEDSAVLPSDEESYVGSSQNNHPIWSLEDIKRKIKPLREQTIQELLREFGDSGKFQPNSMSLSYFRDQVVMKFRRALYYSGIWVTHVRGYKPHKHFTANYFKRNPGCLHRLVPWLKRELTAVYGNYGYTVKNILTTILHHMTEYDLDSESFIHLLEPYLLQHTHHFLHEFISFVHSPYNMNTYDQRAIYQCSAASPYVNKKPLVSALVSPPPKDHTLLISQHNTKQSKNTQGQWDKEERPLSGLKQFPNGNFSLKKSEIPPVYDETVSKIYGGIKDKAESSDHKSTISTNNILQKWATPRERCPGLLNCNKKVQEKKTEGIKLFPDHVHDLGKSDTTAHTFSTPAISNQVHPQKYSLRERKGLSLGQKINFQKKEEENNEYLDPSPKTIQRLSRERSLKSCKSRERDPSWSCISENAFSPERDGRKLSSFRKKRMKCRQLSQSVETGSHSRRRIQRRSRSNTHRSKSWCVGSRKRSVSRESSNLSLRGSHRSEHFTQNICCEPSKEKHAHGNESNYGRPSSTTVQYVKLSSTAVKRPKCPSKSEGASQAGRHCNSPTCLHLQEHRSPSKQEIK is encoded by the coding sequence ATGTCATTAGATCTCTCATCTGACTGTGAGTGTCCTAATTGTTCAGAGCGTCCTCAGAATGAGTCTGATTGGAACCCCTGTTCCCATGAGAGTGGTAATGGCTCTTTACATTCAAGATCAAGGAAGAAATCCATGCTTTCTTCTAGCATGCAGTACTTTCCTTCTCAGTGTTGTCCCACCAAGCCAGAGAGTGATAACAAAGAAGACTCAGCAGTTCTTCCCTCAGATGAGGAAAGCTATGTGGGTTCTTCTCAAAACAATCATCCCATTTGGAGCCTTGAGGATATCAAAAGGAAAATCAAGCCATTGAGAGAGCAGACTATCCAAGAGTTACTGAGAGAGTTTGGGGATAGTGGGAAGTTCCAGCCAAACTCCATGTCCCTGAGCTACTTTAGAGATCAGGTGGTTATGAAGTTCAGAAGAGCTCTGTATTATTCTGGAATTTGGGTGACGCATGTTCGAGGCTACAAACCTCATAAGCACTTTAcggctaattattttaaaagaaaccctGGTTGCCTACACCGGCTGGTTCCATGGCTGAAACGGGAACTAACAGCTGTTTATGGAAATTATGGCTACACAGTGAAGAACATCCTAACCACCATCCTCCATCACATGACAGAATATGACTTGGACAGTGAGTCCTTCATTCACCTCCTGGAACCTTATCTCTTACAACACACCCACCATTTCCTACATGAGTTTATTAGTTTTGTTCATTCACCTTACAACATGAATACCTATGACCAGCGAGCCATCTATCAATGCTCTGCTGCTTCACCATATGTAAACAAGAAGCCCCTTGTATCAGCTCTTGTTTCACCTCCGCCTAAGGATCACACTCTACTGATATCTCAACATAATACAAAGCAGTCTAAAAACACCCAAGGTCAATGGGATAAAGAGGAGAGGCCCCTGTCAGGCTTGAAACAGTTTCCAAATGGTAACTTTTCCTTGAAGAAATCTGAAATCCCACCAGTCTATGATGAAACAGTAAGCAAAATCTATGGTGGAATCAAAGACAAAGCAGAATCAAGTGACCACAAAAGCACCATTTCTACGAATAATATACTCCAGAAGTGGGCTACTCCAAGGGAAAGGTGCCCAGGCTTACTGAATTGCAACAAAAAAGttcaagagaaaaagacagaagggATAAAGTTGTTTCCTGATCATGTCCACGATCTGGGAAAGAGTGACACAACTGCACACACCTTCAGTACCCCCGCAATTTCTAATCAGGTTCATCCACAGAAATATAgtttgagagaaagaaagggtttGAGCCTTGGCCAGAAGATaaactttcagaaaaaagaagaagaaaataacgAATACTTAGATCCTTCACCAAAGACCATTCAAAGACTGTCCAGAGAAAGATCCTTGAAAAGTTGCAAATCCAGAGAGAGAGACCCCTCTTGGAGTTGCATTTCAGAAAATGCCTTTTCTCCTGAGAGAGATGGCAGGAAACTGAGTTCTTTCAGAAAAAAGAGGATGAAGTGTAGACAACTCTCCCAATCTGTAGAAACTGGTTCACACTCCAGGAGAAGAATCCAAAGACGATCAAGGTCCAATACTCACAGATCCAAATCCTGGTGTGTTGGATCTAGAAAGAGATCTGTAAGCAGAGAATCGAGTAATCTCTCTCTGAGAGGAAGTCACAGAAGTGAACACTTTACCCAGAATATATGCTGTGAGCCCTCAAAAGAAAAGCACGCACATGGCAATGAATCAAACTATGGGAGGCCATCTTCAACCACAGTCCAATATGTGAAGCTTTCTTCAACTGCTGTGAAGAGACCCAAGTGTCCTTCTAAAAGTGAAGGTGCTTCCCAAGCAGGAAGACACTGTAACAGTCCCACATGCCTACATCTCCAGGAACACAGATCCCCAAGTAAACAGGAGATAAAGTGA